Proteins encoded within one genomic window of Cellulomonas flavigena DSM 20109:
- a CDS encoding gluconokinase, translating into MTDATTHGGTGTIEHLVLMGVAGSGKTTLAGILQERLGRPYAEADEFHPQANIDKMAAGTPLDDDDRWPWLETIRDWLTEQTRVGRPSVVTCSALKRSYRDVLRSAEGRVRFVHLTADEDLLADRMAHRKGHFMPTTLLPSQLSTLEPLGDDEDGVTVLVEDPPGVVADLTLAALQES; encoded by the coding sequence GTGACGGACGCGACGACGCACGGCGGCACCGGGACGATCGAGCACCTCGTGCTCATGGGGGTGGCGGGGTCCGGCAAGACGACCCTCGCGGGCATCCTCCAGGAGCGCCTGGGCCGCCCCTACGCGGAGGCCGACGAGTTCCACCCGCAGGCCAACATCGACAAGATGGCGGCCGGTACGCCGCTGGACGACGACGACCGGTGGCCGTGGCTGGAGACGATCCGCGACTGGCTCACGGAGCAGACGCGCGTCGGCCGGCCGTCCGTCGTCACGTGCTCGGCGCTCAAGCGCTCCTACCGTGACGTGCTGCGCTCCGCCGAGGGACGCGTGCGGTTCGTGCACCTGACGGCCGACGAGGACCTGCTGGCCGACCGCATGGCGCACCGCAAGGGGCACTTCATGCCGACCACGCTGCTGCCGTCGCAGCTGAGCACGCTCGAGCCGCTGGGCGACGACGAGGACGGCGTCACCGTGCTCGTCGAGGACCCGCCGGGCGTCGTCGCCGACCTCACGCTGGCGGCGCTGCAGGAGTCGTAG
- a CDS encoding transferase, translating into MRRRYEELETEDGKVVRYQRHENGGGLVAKGARVDETAYVADSAWVDPGAVVEPGASVGKFCWVEPGAVVGPRARLGSHVHVGRDAVVGRGARLGARVDVGAGAQLAPGLVVEPEAKIGDGAHVERSGMPPHVLAA; encoded by the coding sequence ATGAGAAGACGATACGAAGAACTCGAGACCGAGGACGGCAAGGTCGTCCGCTACCAGCGACACGAGAACGGCGGCGGCCTCGTCGCCAAGGGTGCCCGGGTCGACGAGACCGCCTACGTGGCGGACTCCGCCTGGGTCGACCCCGGCGCCGTCGTCGAGCCCGGAGCATCCGTCGGCAAGTTCTGCTGGGTCGAGCCAGGCGCCGTCGTCGGGCCCCGCGCGCGGCTCGGCTCGCACGTGCACGTGGGCCGTGACGCGGTGGTCGGGCGCGGTGCGCGGCTGGGCGCACGGGTCGACGTGGGTGCCGGCGCGCAGCTCGCGCCCGGCCTCGTCGTCGAGCCCGAGGCGAAGATCGGCGACGGCGCGCACGTCGAGCGCAGCGGCATGCCGCCGCACGTCCTCGCGGCCTGA